A section of the Bacillus pumilus genome encodes:
- the metK gene encoding methionine adenosyltransferase, producing the protein MSQNRRLFTSESVTEGHPDKICDQISDSILDEILKKDPNARVACETSVTTGLVLVSGEITTSTYVDIPKTVRDTIKEIGYTRAKYGFDAETCAVLTSIDEQSADIAQGVDKALEAREGTMTEEELDAIGAGDQGLMFGFANNETEELMPLPISLAHKLSLRLTEVRKDQTLAYLRPDGKTQVTVEYDDQNKPVRIDTVVISTQHAPEVTLEQIQSDLKEHVISPVVPSELIDEQTKYFINPTGRFVIGGPQGDAGLTGRKIIVDTYGGYARHGGGAFSGKDATKVDRSAAYAARYVAKNIVAAGLADSCEVQLAYAIGVAQPVSISIDTFGTGKASEEKLIEVVRANFDLRPAGIIKMLDLRRPIYKQTAAYGHFGRHDLDLPWEKTDKADTLRQEALGQ; encoded by the coding sequence ATGAGTCAAAATCGTCGTTTATTTACTTCAGAATCAGTGACAGAAGGACATCCGGATAAAATCTGTGACCAAATTTCAGACAGCATTTTGGATGAAATTCTAAAGAAAGATCCAAATGCACGTGTTGCCTGTGAAACTTCTGTTACAACGGGTCTCGTATTAGTAAGCGGAGAAATTACAACGTCTACTTATGTCGATATTCCAAAGACGGTGCGTGACACGATTAAGGAAATTGGCTACACACGTGCGAAATATGGTTTTGATGCGGAAACATGTGCAGTGCTCACATCCATTGATGAACAGTCTGCTGATATTGCGCAAGGTGTAGACAAAGCGCTTGAAGCACGTGAAGGCACAATGACTGAAGAAGAACTTGATGCGATCGGTGCAGGTGACCAAGGATTAATGTTTGGTTTTGCCAACAACGAAACTGAAGAACTTATGCCGCTACCAATTTCACTAGCACATAAATTATCTCTCCGTTTAACTGAAGTACGTAAGGATCAAACACTTGCCTATCTTCGTCCAGATGGAAAAACACAAGTAACAGTAGAATATGATGATCAAAATAAACCTGTTCGTATTGATACAGTGGTTATTTCTACCCAGCATGCACCAGAAGTGACGCTTGAACAAATTCAAAGCGACTTAAAAGAGCATGTCATCAGCCCTGTCGTTCCAAGTGAACTAATTGATGAACAGACAAAATACTTTATTAACCCAACTGGTCGTTTCGTGATCGGCGGACCTCAAGGGGATGCTGGTTTAACTGGACGTAAAATCATCGTTGATACGTATGGCGGATACGCTCGTCATGGCGGTGGTGCTTTCTCTGGGAAGGACGCAACAAAGGTTGACCGTTCAGCGGCATATGCTGCTCGTTACGTAGCGAAAAACATCGTAGCTGCCGGCCTTGCTGATTCTTGTGAAGTACAACTTGCTTATGCAATTGGTGTTGCACAGCCTGTATCGATTTCAATTGATACTTTCGGAACAGGAAAAGCTTCTGAAGAAAAATTAATTGAAGTGGTTCGTGCGAACTTCGATCTTCGTCCAGCTGGCATTATTAAAATGCTTGACCTGCGTCGTCCGATCTACAAACAAACAGCTGCATACGGACATTTCGGCCGTCATGATTTAGATCTTCCGTGGGAAAAAACAGATAAAGCCGATACACTTCGTCAAGAAGCATTAGGACAATAA
- a CDS encoding tRNA (mnm(5)s(2)U34)-methyltransferase, producing the protein MILKRMLPFSKELLERACQKGDIVIDATMGNGHDTLYLADLVGPDGQVFAFDVQEEAIEQTRKRLGEGYPYVYLIHDGHEKLAHHLPRDVYEQISGAVFNLGYLPGGDKAVTTQAHTTIEAIKQLLDWLKPGGLIVLVIYHGHPEGKREKEVLLDYCRSLSHEKVQVLSYQYMNIQNDPPFVVAIEKKLKS; encoded by the coding sequence ATGATCTTGAAACGCATGCTCCCTTTTAGTAAAGAGCTGTTAGAACGTGCTTGTCAAAAAGGTGATATCGTTATTGATGCAACGATGGGCAATGGCCACGATACTCTCTATTTAGCTGATCTTGTCGGTCCTGATGGACAAGTTTTCGCATTCGACGTACAAGAAGAAGCCATAGAGCAGACACGTAAAAGGCTTGGCGAGGGATATCCTTATGTTTATCTGATTCACGATGGTCATGAAAAACTAGCTCATCACCTGCCAAGAGATGTTTATGAACAGATCTCTGGTGCAGTGTTTAACCTTGGGTACTTGCCCGGAGGCGATAAAGCTGTCACTACTCAAGCTCATACAACCATTGAAGCCATTAAGCAGCTCCTCGACTGGCTTAAACCCGGAGGTCTGATCGTCCTTGTGATCTATCATGGACACCCTGAAGGGAAAAGAGAAAAAGAAGTGCTTCTCGACTATTGCAGATCACTTTCTCATGAAAAGGTACAAGTTTTATCATATCAATACATGAATATTCAAAACGACCCGCCTTTTGTGGTCGCTATTGAAAAAAAGCTCAAATCCTAA
- the asnB gene encoding asparagine synthase (glutamine-hydrolyzing), giving the protein MCGFVGVFNHRPLSETTEQEELIKQMNRLIVHRGPDDEGYFHDEHVGFGFRRLSIIDVEHGKQPLSYEDEKYWIIFNGEIYNYVELKEELVKKGYTFSTDSDTEVLLATYRHYKEEAASKLRGMFAFLIWDKEAQQLYGARDPFGIKPLYFTQVEEQVYFASERKSLMAVNENILFDETSLQQYMSFQFVPEPNTLDQKVHKVEPGHQFILRPGQEIEFKTYWKVQFKPEQTQEQKLIEEVRDAIYDSVNVHMRSDVPVGSFLSGGIDSSFIVSVAKELHPELKTFSVGFQQDGFSEVDVAKETADKLGLQNFSAVISPEEYMNELPKIVWHLDDPLADPAAIPLYFVAKEAKKQVTVVLSGEGADELFGGYNIYREPLSLKPFESVPTMLKKLLLRLARLMPEGMKGKSFIVRGCTPLEERYIGNAKIFEEPVKKNLLKHYDPSITYRDVTKTYFEESAGYSDINKMQYVDIHTWMRGDILLKADKMTMANSLELRVPFLDKVVFEAASKIPEELKTKDGTTKYLLRKAAEGIVPDHVLNRKKLGFPVPIRHWLKNEMNAWAKDIIKNSQTDEYINKEYVLDLLNEHCAGKADHSRKIWTVLIFMIWHSIYVERSIDPEQLNHQPKEVIFS; this is encoded by the coding sequence ATGTGTGGGTTTGTTGGTGTGTTTAATCACCGTCCATTGTCCGAAACTACTGAGCAGGAAGAGTTAATTAAACAAATGAACCGTCTCATCGTTCACCGTGGTCCGGATGATGAGGGTTACTTTCATGATGAGCATGTAGGATTTGGATTTAGACGTTTAAGTATTATAGATGTTGAGCACGGAAAGCAGCCGCTTTCGTATGAAGATGAAAAGTATTGGATTATTTTTAACGGGGAAATTTATAACTATGTGGAGCTGAAGGAAGAGCTTGTGAAAAAGGGCTATACGTTCAGCACAGATTCTGATACGGAAGTACTGCTTGCCACATACCGTCATTATAAAGAAGAAGCGGCTTCTAAGCTTCGCGGCATGTTTGCCTTTTTAATTTGGGATAAAGAAGCGCAGCAATTATATGGCGCAAGAGATCCGTTTGGCATCAAACCGCTTTATTTTACACAAGTGGAAGAGCAAGTGTACTTTGCGTCTGAGCGCAAAAGCTTGATGGCTGTGAACGAGAACATCCTATTTGATGAGACTTCATTGCAGCAGTATATGTCATTCCAATTCGTTCCTGAGCCAAATACGCTTGATCAAAAGGTGCATAAAGTTGAGCCTGGTCATCAGTTTATTTTACGCCCAGGGCAAGAGATCGAATTTAAGACATACTGGAAAGTTCAATTCAAACCTGAGCAAACACAAGAACAGAAGTTAATCGAAGAAGTACGCGATGCAATCTATGATTCTGTGAATGTTCACATGAGAAGTGATGTACCTGTTGGTTCATTCCTATCAGGTGGTATTGATTCTTCCTTCATCGTGTCTGTCGCAAAGGAATTACACCCTGAGCTAAAGACATTCTCTGTTGGCTTCCAGCAGGATGGCTTTAGTGAAGTTGATGTTGCGAAGGAAACAGCTGATAAGCTAGGCTTACAAAACTTCAGCGCCGTCATTTCTCCAGAGGAATATATGAACGAGCTTCCGAAGATTGTCTGGCATTTAGACGATCCTTTAGCTGATCCGGCGGCGATTCCATTGTACTTCGTGGCAAAAGAAGCGAAAAAACAAGTGACGGTTGTTCTTTCAGGTGAAGGAGCGGACGAGCTGTTCGGTGGATATAATATTTACCGTGAGCCTCTTTCTCTTAAACCATTTGAATCTGTACCAACTATGCTGAAAAAGCTTCTTCTTCGTCTGGCTCGTTTAATGCCAGAAGGAATGAAAGGGAAGAGCTTTATCGTTCGCGGTTGTACGCCATTAGAGGAACGTTATATCGGTAATGCGAAAATTTTTGAAGAGCCAGTGAAGAAAAACCTTTTAAAGCATTATGATCCAAGCATCACGTATCGTGATGTAACGAAGACATACTTTGAGGAAAGCGCTGGCTACAGTGATATTAACAAAATGCAATATGTTGATATCCATACGTGGATGCGCGGGGACATCTTATTGAAAGCAGATAAGATGACGATGGCGAATTCTCTTGAGCTTCGTGTTCCATTCCTTGATAAGGTCGTTTTCGAAGCGGCTTCTAAAATTCCAGAAGAGCTGAAAACAAAAGATGGCACAACGAAATATTTATTGCGTAAAGCAGCAGAAGGCATTGTGCCTGACCATGTGTTAAACCGTAAAAAGCTTGGTTTCCCTGTGCCAATTCGTCATTGGCTGAAAAATGAGATGAATGCTTGGGCGAAAGACATCATCAAAAACAGTCAAACAGATGAATACATTAATAAAGAGTATGTGCTTGATTTATTAAATGAGCATTGTGCTGGTAAAGCAGATCATAGCCGCAAGATTTGGACCGTCCTTATCTTTATGATTTGGCATAGCATTTATGTGGAGCGCAGCATTGATCCAGAGCAGTTGAATCATCAACCGAAAGAAGTCATCTTTAGTTAA
- a CDS encoding alpha/beta hydrolase, producing MWTWHAERPVGTIVIVHGASEYHGRYKWLIEMWRNAGYHVVMGDLPGQGTSTRARGHIRSFQEYIDTVDEWIEHAKSFRLPTFLLGHSMGGLISIEWVKQYTHTKIDGLILSSPCLGLQFKPKKLMDFASKGLNVLAPSFKVESGLSIELATRNQAVIEADSNDSLYVTKVSVRWYRELIKNIDAAMQPTNVFKTIPLLLMQAGDDKIVDKTRVIKWFNGIESTNKSYREWEDLYHEIFNEPEREDVFKAARAFTDQYI from the coding sequence TTGTGGACTTGGCATGCTGAAAGACCAGTTGGTACAATTGTGATAGTACATGGTGCAAGTGAATATCACGGCCGATATAAATGGCTGATCGAAATGTGGCGAAATGCCGGCTATCACGTCGTCATGGGTGACCTGCCTGGGCAAGGGACATCGACACGTGCGCGCGGCCACATTCGTTCGTTTCAAGAATACATTGATACAGTAGATGAATGGATCGAACATGCGAAATCATTCAGGCTTCCTACTTTTTTACTTGGACACAGTATGGGCGGACTCATTTCAATTGAGTGGGTCAAGCAGTATACCCATACGAAGATTGATGGCCTTATTTTATCATCACCTTGTTTAGGTCTGCAATTTAAACCGAAGAAGCTAATGGATTTTGCATCAAAAGGTTTAAATGTGCTCGCACCGTCCTTTAAAGTCGAGTCAGGGCTGTCGATTGAACTAGCCACACGAAATCAGGCTGTGATTGAAGCAGACTCCAATGACTCCCTTTACGTAACAAAGGTGTCGGTTCGCTGGTACCGAGAGCTGATCAAAAATATTGATGCGGCCATGCAGCCAACGAATGTTTTTAAAACAATTCCGCTCCTTTTAATGCAGGCGGGTGATGATAAGATCGTCGACAAGACGAGGGTGATTAAATGGTTCAATGGCATTGAATCAACCAATAAGTCGTATCGTGAATGGGAAGACCTGTATCACGAAATTTTTAATGAACCGGAAAGAGAAGATGTGTTTAAGGCAGCAAGAGCCTTTACAGATCAATATATTTGA
- a CDS encoding YtzC family protein, whose product MATRQSIDEFIQKSTETLEFANEQFDLNLRQEHYNEDEFSKAQLMLEDAVNELEKLKDVANDQQRERLDRARVQIQSLQNQMILGISYDNE is encoded by the coding sequence ATGGCAACAAGGCAGTCAATCGATGAATTTATCCAAAAAAGTACTGAAACCCTTGAGTTTGCAAACGAGCAATTTGATTTGAACTTACGCCAAGAGCATTATAACGAGGACGAATTTTCTAAGGCACAGCTTATGCTCGAAGATGCGGTGAACGAATTAGAAAAATTAAAGGATGTCGCCAATGACCAGCAAAGAGAGCGGTTAGACAGAGCGCGTGTTCAAATTCAAAGCTTGCAAAATCAAATGATTTTAGGTATTTCTTACGACAACGAATGA
- a CDS encoding ATP-binding cassette domain-containing protein, protein MIEVRNVSKTLNGREVLSNVSFKLGEGEIFGLLGRNGSGKTTLLRLIQQILLPDEGEIYFKDVLVKDHPLVKQNIVYMPVVNPYFDRYNYGQLVQLLKHIYPKFDVTYANELVNRYEIPEKVKYRELSTGLKKQLSLILSFAIKPAVILLDEPTDGIDAVTRNDVLQLMIDEVAERETSILITSHRLEDIERMCNRIGFLEGNQLTSVMDLDELKNDYVKIQMAFEEDMNLSIRKNGVAILDQAGIFYTALVLKTDVEAKEYLKSLQPKVWHELPVNLEEVFIAKFGGKRRW, encoded by the coding sequence TTGATTGAGGTTAGAAATGTATCGAAGACATTAAACGGACGTGAAGTACTCAGTAACGTTTCCTTCAAATTAGGCGAAGGTGAGATCTTTGGTTTGCTTGGTAGGAATGGCTCTGGTAAAACAACTCTTCTCCGCTTGATTCAGCAAATTCTTCTTCCTGATGAAGGAGAGATTTATTTTAAAGACGTGCTTGTGAAAGACCACCCGTTAGTGAAGCAAAATATTGTGTATATGCCAGTCGTCAATCCTTACTTTGACAGATACAATTACGGGCAGCTTGTCCAGCTGTTAAAGCATATTTACCCAAAGTTTGACGTGACATATGCCAATGAACTTGTGAATCGCTATGAAATTCCCGAAAAAGTAAAATACCGTGAACTATCGACAGGGTTAAAAAAGCAGCTCTCATTAATTTTAAGCTTTGCGATCAAGCCAGCCGTGATTCTATTAGATGAACCGACAGATGGTATTGATGCCGTCACAAGAAATGATGTCCTTCAACTCATGATCGACGAGGTAGCGGAACGTGAAACGTCGATTCTCATCACATCGCACCGATTAGAGGATATTGAGCGTATGTGTAACCGAATCGGGTTTTTAGAAGGAAATCAACTCACAAGTGTCATGGATCTTGATGAATTAAAGAATGATTATGTCAAAATCCAGATGGCTTTTGAAGAAGATATGAACTTGAGTATACGAAAAAATGGCGTTGCGATATTAGATCAAGCGGGCATTTTTTATACAGCGCTCGTTCTTAAAACCGATGTAGAGGCTAAAGAGTACTTAAAGTCGCTACAGCCAAAAGTTTGGCATGAACTGCCTGTGAATTTAGAAGAAGTATTCATTGCAAAGTTTGGAGGGAAACGGAGATGGTAA
- a CDS encoding gamma carbonic anhydrase family protein, translating to MIYPYHQFTPEIHESVFVADNATITGDVTIGEYSSVWFQTVIRGDVAPVRIGKNVNIQDLSCLHQSPGKTLLIEDGATIGHQVTLHSSIIRKNALIGMGSIILDGAEIGEGAFIGAGSLVPQGKVIPKGSLAFGRPAKVVRQLTDEDIQDMDRIRREYVEKGQYYRSLISR from the coding sequence GTGATTTATCCATATCATCAGTTTACACCTGAGATTCATGAATCGGTCTTTGTCGCAGATAACGCCACCATTACTGGAGATGTCACGATTGGAGAATATTCAAGCGTGTGGTTCCAAACCGTCATCAGAGGCGATGTCGCTCCTGTGAGAATTGGAAAAAACGTCAATATTCAAGATTTATCCTGTCTGCATCAAAGTCCTGGAAAAACACTTCTTATAGAAGATGGTGCTACCATTGGACACCAAGTCACATTACATAGTTCAATCATTCGAAAAAATGCCCTCATTGGTATGGGGTCCATCATTCTCGATGGTGCAGAAATTGGCGAAGGTGCCTTTATCGGTGCAGGTAGTCTAGTCCCTCAAGGAAAGGTTATCCCAAAAGGATCACTCGCTTTCGGCCGTCCAGCCAAGGTCGTCCGTCAATTAACAGATGAAGATATCCAAGACATGGACAGAATCCGTAGAGAATATGTAGAAAAAGGACAATACTATCGTTCCCTTATATCCCGTTAA
- a CDS encoding tetraprenyl-beta-curcumene synthase family protein — MSVPERPFALMTKVYKDIFPLVHQELKKWRAHAEMIENEELRTQALASISSKTFHCEGGGILSLLAGEAKETCIEFIVAYQTISDYLDNLCDRSTSLDPKDFHMLHQAMRDALDIHAELKPYYQFRDDQEDHGYLHALVRTCQDVLSRLNHYPIIQPYLHTLCDYYSDLQVHKHVVPHERVPRLESWFRQYEKDLPKMEWYEFSACAGSTLGIFCLVAYALQPDFTETQAKQIYESYFPYIQGLHILLDYLIDQEEDRLGGDLNFCSYYASHHEMMDRLQHFIEKADEQLKGIPHENFHKLINRGLLAVYLSDEKVTAQKEMNKLAKRLIRSSGKTSFFFYINGRAYRTYQKMPWMKSS; from the coding sequence TTGTCAGTACCAGAGCGTCCTTTTGCACTGATGACCAAGGTGTATAAAGATATTTTTCCGCTTGTACATCAGGAGCTGAAAAAGTGGCGGGCTCATGCAGAAATGATTGAAAATGAAGAACTGCGTACGCAGGCATTAGCGAGCATATCAAGTAAAACCTTTCACTGCGAAGGCGGAGGCATTTTATCTCTTCTAGCAGGTGAGGCGAAAGAAACGTGTATTGAATTCATTGTGGCGTATCAAACCATCAGTGATTACTTAGATAACCTATGTGACCGCAGTACGTCGCTTGATCCAAAAGATTTTCATATGCTGCATCAAGCAATGAGAGATGCGCTTGATATACATGCTGAGCTCAAGCCTTACTACCAATTCCGTGATGATCAAGAGGATCATGGGTATTTACACGCGCTTGTCCGCACATGCCAAGACGTGCTGTCGCGCCTTAATCATTATCCGATCATTCAGCCATATTTACACACGCTGTGCGATTACTACAGTGATTTGCAAGTACATAAACACGTCGTTCCTCATGAGCGGGTTCCGCGGCTAGAATCGTGGTTCCGCCAATATGAAAAGGATTTGCCTAAGATGGAATGGTATGAATTTTCAGCTTGTGCAGGATCAACGTTAGGGATTTTCTGTCTTGTGGCGTATGCGCTTCAGCCAGACTTTACAGAAACGCAGGCGAAGCAAATTTATGAAAGTTATTTCCCTTATATTCAAGGTCTGCACATTTTACTTGATTATTTAATTGACCAAGAAGAAGATCGGCTTGGAGGAGATCTAAACTTTTGCTCCTACTATGCTTCTCATCATGAGATGATGGATAGACTTCAGCATTTTATTGAAAAAGCAGATGAACAGCTAAAAGGCATTCCGCACGAAAACTTTCACAAATTGATTAACAGAGGATTATTGGCCGTCTATTTGTCCGATGAAAAGGTGACAGCCCAAAAAGAGATGAATAAGCTGGCAAAACGGCTGATCAGATCAAGTGGGAAAACATCGTTCTTTTTCTATATCAATGGAAGAGCTTACCGGACTTATCAGAAAATGCCGTGGATGAAATCCTCATAA
- a CDS encoding GntR family transcriptional regulator has translation MIQIDPRSAAPIYEQIIEQLKILCLKGVMKPGDKLPSVRELATIIIANPNTVSKAYKELEREGIIETLRGRGTYVTEEAQLKLNEGKVLEMKEQLRQLIIEAHYAGIDIQQLKEWIEEIGSSLEGGKKVD, from the coding sequence ATGATTCAAATAGATCCACGAAGCGCTGCGCCAATATATGAACAAATCATTGAGCAGTTAAAAATTTTATGTCTAAAAGGTGTAATGAAACCTGGAGACAAACTGCCCTCTGTCAGAGAGCTCGCCACTATTATCATCGCCAATCCAAACACCGTCAGTAAAGCATATAAGGAGCTTGAGCGGGAAGGAATTATTGAAACATTAAGAGGCCGCGGAACGTATGTAACAGAAGAGGCCCAGTTAAAGCTGAATGAAGGGAAGGTATTGGAGATGAAGGAGCAATTAAGACAACTTATTATAGAAGCTCATTATGCCGGTATTGATATTCAACAACTGAAGGAATGGATAGAAGAAATCGGCTCAAGTCTTGAGGGAGGAAAAAAAGTTGATTGA
- a CDS encoding ABC transporter permease subunit codes for MVKRQLLYKEWKQSELTFILVMLVAVFTTPLSFLLGYSSFQTCVNDPTCTTVDHYFYYNFSSDIFIALSWTMGLFFAIIQLGYERNKGQIDFTLSLPFSRSTIFHTKFFLGAGIITLVHVLSYAFTYLLILGIQPKETFDFNSSYLIALVSTLMIYSLCLAAGALTGSAISQAIVTFSTSILPYLLIWLPMFHLDFIFKTDRSWVDASFDHFIMPISPITYITDFKYRDASDYPTWFTGEEFIIPIVMMIVFYLIGLFSFMKHPIERNGRFFLYSKMDRPIQILVIVFGVLGFGWVGFSSDTSILGYIVGMIIGGVVGALTSYFLIYRKR; via the coding sequence ATGGTAAAGCGGCAATTATTATATAAGGAATGGAAGCAATCAGAGCTGACATTTATTTTAGTGATGCTGGTTGCAGTCTTTACGACGCCATTATCCTTTTTGCTGGGGTACTCGTCCTTTCAAACTTGTGTAAACGACCCCACATGTACAACCGTAGATCATTACTTTTATTATAATTTCAGTTCTGATATTTTTATCGCCCTCTCATGGACTATGGGTTTGTTTTTTGCGATTATCCAGCTGGGATATGAAAGAAATAAAGGACAAATTGATTTTACTTTATCCTTGCCGTTTAGCAGAAGTACCATTTTTCATACAAAGTTTTTCTTAGGTGCCGGAATTATCACACTCGTTCATGTATTGTCATATGCCTTCACTTACTTACTCATATTAGGCATCCAACCAAAAGAGACGTTTGACTTTAATAGTAGTTACCTCATTGCACTTGTGTCTACCCTAATGATTTATAGTTTGTGTCTTGCAGCAGGTGCTTTAACAGGAAGCGCAATTAGTCAAGCCATTGTCACATTCAGTACATCGATATTGCCATATTTATTAATTTGGCTTCCGATGTTCCATTTGGATTTTATTTTCAAAACGGATAGATCATGGGTCGATGCAAGTTTTGACCATTTTATTATGCCGATATCTCCTATCACTTATATTACAGATTTTAAATATCGAGATGCAAGTGACTATCCAACATGGTTCACTGGTGAAGAATTCATCATACCCATTGTGATGATGATTGTATTTTATCTCATTGGTTTGTTTAGCTTTATGAAGCATCCTATTGAACGAAATGGCCGTTTCTTCCTTTACTCAAAAATGGATAGACCGATTCAGATTTTGGTCATTGTCTTCGGTGTTCTAGGGTTTGGATGGGTTGGATTTTCTTCTGACACCTCCATATTGGGTTATATTGTCGGCATGATCATCGGCGGCGTTGTAGGTGCACTAACAAGTTATTTCTTAATATATCGAAAAAGATAA
- a CDS encoding TIGR01212 family radical SAM protein (This family includes YhcC from E. coli K-12, an uncharacterized radical SAM protein.): protein MDQHNPFLYSNSEKRYHTWNYHLREHFGHKVFKVALDGGFDCPNRDGTVAHGGCTFCSAAGSGDFAGNRADDLVTQFNEIKDRMHTKWKDGKYMAYFQAYTNTHAPLPVLKEKFETVMNLDGVVGLSIATRPDCLPDDVVEYLAELNERTYLWVELGLQTVHERTAMLINRAHDYECYVEGVEKLRKHGIRVCSHIINGLPLENRDMMMETAKAVADLDVQGIKIHLLHLLKGTPMVKQYEKGKLEFLSQEEYVQLVCDQLEILPPEMIIHRITGDGPIELMVGPMWSVNKWEVLNAINAELERRNSYQGKRFVRLEEAAK, encoded by the coding sequence TTGGATCAGCATAACCCTTTTTTATATTCAAACAGCGAGAAACGCTATCACACATGGAACTATCATTTGCGAGAGCACTTTGGTCATAAAGTATTTAAAGTGGCCTTAGATGGCGGCTTTGACTGCCCAAACCGTGATGGTACTGTAGCCCATGGAGGCTGTACATTTTGCAGTGCCGCAGGATCTGGTGACTTTGCAGGAAACAGGGCGGATGATCTCGTCACTCAATTTAACGAAATCAAAGACCGGATGCATACAAAATGGAAAGACGGAAAATATATGGCATATTTTCAGGCGTACACAAACACACACGCCCCGCTTCCTGTTTTAAAGGAAAAATTTGAAACCGTGATGAATTTGGATGGTGTGGTCGGTTTATCAATTGCGACAAGACCTGACTGCCTGCCAGATGACGTGGTGGAGTATTTAGCTGAATTAAATGAGCGGACTTATCTTTGGGTAGAGCTTGGTCTTCAAACAGTTCATGAACGGACAGCGATGCTCATTAACCGTGCCCATGATTACGAATGCTACGTAGAAGGTGTAGAAAAACTTCGAAAACACGGCATTCGTGTCTGCTCGCATATCATCAACGGCTTGCCTCTTGAAAACCGCGACATGATGATGGAGACAGCAAAAGCTGTGGCTGATTTAGATGTGCAAGGAATTAAAATTCATTTACTTCACCTTTTAAAAGGAACTCCTATGGTCAAGCAATATGAAAAAGGCAAACTGGAGTTTCTAAGCCAGGAGGAATATGTTCAGCTTGTTTGTGATCAGCTGGAGATCCTGCCACCAGAAATGATTATTCATCGTATTACAGGCGATGGCCCGATTGAATTAATGGTTGGTCCAATGTGGAGTGTAAACAAGTGGGAAGTATTAAATGCCATTAATGCTGAGCTTGAAAGACGTAACAGCTATCAAGGCAAACGCTTCGTCAGATTGGAAGAAGCAGCAAAATGA